The Aspergillus nidulans FGSC A4 chromosome VII nucleotide sequence AATGGAAATGGCTACTTCGGATATAAGAACGGTGCGGCCTCGCGGCGGGAGAGCTTAAGCATGGGGACCCGTGATCTACGACTATCAGATATGAGTGACGAGGGAGAAAACAGGGGTGCTCGTGGCCACAGCCCAACCGGAATCAGGTCTGACAGTGGCCCATTGGGCGTGATTAGACGCGCTGTTACACGACGGGGAAGCCTCTTGGTAAGGGTTTTCTGTAATAGTTGCCAATACTGCCACTAACTAGTTCTAGCCTAAAACAAAAACATTCGCACGGATTAGGGCGGCTTTGATGGAAGAAGCTGCTCCCATCGACAGCGATGCGAAGCGTGAGGCGGAAGTCATCCGCCAGGTTCGCGAAACCGAACCAGATCCGCTGCCACACACATCCCCAGTGCTGACCGTATTCTCATCGCCGAATATGTTCGCACCGCCTGGAATGGGGGAGCATCACGAGCCGGAGAAGCACACAGCTTCTTTACCTGATGAACCCAGCTTCAGCGACCAGGCCAATCGCAACTCTGGAGGGCAGGAGTTTTGGAATTCGTTTGACGAACGCTATCGtactccgccgccgcccctTCGCCAACATGCAACGTCGTCGGTGTCTGAAGATGATATAGCAATGGATATGACGCCGTCCACCACGTTTGGGTCAAACTCTAACGACTTTGCAAAACCCGGCGAAAGACCTGCGTCTCGTGCTTCGACCCCACTTCCAGCACAGGCTGGTGTTATATCCGAGTTACGCAGAAAGCGACGGCGGGAGGATGACTTCGATCCTAACTTATTCAAGCGAAGGGCTGTTTCTCCGAGCATGAGCGCACAAAGCAGTCCAATCATGCCAAATTCTCCGGCCGTTACGGACAATGGGCCCAACATATGGGGTCCCCCAAAATCAAACATTGGGCCTCTGTTCAACGATCGACCCGAGACCGGGGCTCGGACGATACCCACCACACCTCACACTGggaccttgaagagggtgGGCATGCAGGGCATGAATGAAGCGAATGATGGGTTCATGAACATGAGTATTGAATGACCGCCTTCCTTCGGGAGCTGGTAGCGAGCTGGTCTCGCTTGACTTCTGTTTGTCGGTATTGTTACATAAGCCACTGATCATCTTGTTTTTAATGATAATTAGAATATTCTTAATAGCAGTCTATTTGGGCCAAGTCATATGGAGTCTGTAAAGTAAGACCTGATAATTTCGCTGTTGTAGCTACTCTCGAAATAGCTTTCCAATGCGCCGTATAGTCATCACCACTGTCCACGATATCTCCCCATGCTCTTATAGGGCGTTTGATCCTGCTGCCTGCACCGAGGGGACAATCATGACGAAAATAGATTCACCTGCCTCTGGACTGTCATTCAGGTAAAAGGCAAGTGGGGGGCTTTCATAATGTGCACGCATACTATATAACACATACAATACTTTGGTTAAGTTTGCAGCTCTACTCGGTAGCTGCTGCCCTGGTTAGTGATGCTTCCGTCTCGATTATGGCTTATTTTCTTGATCACTTATCTATACAGAAGTGGGGTTTGCATCTATTTAATAGCAGGGATCTAATTGCAGTTTCAACCACATTATGTGCTGAACATTAGCCAAGATTCGCTGTGCTGCAATATGGGTAAACCCGTGGTCTGAACTGGGACTCCCTGACCTTTCTACAACTAGTGGAGCTTAGTTCGTCTCAAACCTGAAGGATTTATTTGTTCCTCTACTGACCTGAGCTTTCAGCTTTCATTGCGCCGACTCCATGCGTTTCGCAGTGCTTTTCGACACTTCTCTTCCTGGTAAAGTATCAAAAGCGCTTGTTCTTCGCGGAGTTTCATCGTGTTACATGGAGCGTCAACTGGGCAAAGTACAATAGACTTACGCGAAGTGCATGCGACGATTCACCCTGACCACTGAATCAGAACCACTCGATTAAGATATCTATAATCTAACACGAGCAGTTTACCATTGAAGATAATGATCTTCGTCCAGTGAACAAATCGTTATATTAGGAGAGTATACCACCTTGCTCCGAGGTTAATAGCATGACTTCACATTCTGTGTCCAAACCCTCTAGGCCACAGTTTTTCATAAAAAATGAGTGCTGAAACGTATGTCAGAGACACGGAGACAAATTTTATGTTGATTAACAGACGTCTTGCAAGAAGAATCAACCGGAGATATACTTCCACCTCTTTCTGGGCAATTTGCCAGGTTGCCGACATCGCGAAGCTGGAAAATCGATCGCCCTTACAGAACCAACTCAGGACATTGAACTAGTAGATCTTATAATAGAGGCTGCGCTTAAAACTTGCGGTATAATGATCGATCAATGTAAGTTCTGTTCAACTTTGTGAGTGGAGTTTCGTAACCCTAACTAGACTCCAAAAAATCAAGTGCAAGGAAGGATTCAACCACTAGCGCAAGCCATTCTGAGCGCTTGAATGCAGCGGCTCGTGACGTTAGTCATTTCTCACATCCAATCCAATCGGCTGAAGTTATAGTAGTGCAAGAAGTGAGAGAACAAGTGCATTCTTACTGGGCTGGCAGAACCAGATGTCGCCTTGATATATCCACCCCGCCTTCACAAAAGTTTCCACCAGTGAACCAAGAGCTTTCGAGAGATTTGGGGCATCATGAACGTATTCTGGGAGAAGAATCGTGCACAGAGATGGAACGCAGAAATATTTGGCCATGAATAAAACTTATGAACCCTCCGATCCAGGTCACTAAAGGTCCAGGTTCATTGGCAAAAGAGAACATCAAATGTAGTGGCCGAGCTTGATATCCTGACAGAGCCTGGGCCCTCTCGTGGGCTATACGGCGACGAAGCTTTCATTACCGGTCTTTACTGGCACGCTTGCAGACAATGGGGAGCTAGTATACAAGCATTAGCCGCTCCTAAACTGGTAACTACTGAAATACTGTGGTACCACCAGCGAATTGCAGGGTTGAGTGGTGCCGCCGAGGTAGGAAATCATTTAGACTATAGTGATAATGATGCGGCCAGTACGGCTTCTTGCGTTGTTGCTATATGCCGTACTAGAGACATCTACAAGTGGTTGGAGGTTCTTCCagaaaaggatgaagaaCATGACGCCCAACAGCCGCCAATACAGGTTAATTATCTTATGACACCTCTATAATCTCATGTCGGCTAACAATACTCCCGTGCACATCCCTGTACTTCTCCAAGAACTTTCCTGATACGGTAGATGAGAAGATAATAACAGCACTCTAGCGCTAGCAGGAAGGGAGCGAAATAGACGAGGGAGAAGGTTAAGTGTATCTATGGTTGATATGGATTGTGATAATATCTATATAATCAATATCTACTAATTGTCGCTGGTCAATCCCCTATTAACAGGTTAACTAGTAGTTGTAACGCCTGTGACATGATCAATCGGGTTCGAATGACTCAGATCACTCAGGGATTTTTTGCATACGGATCACCTCGGTATAGATCTCATTATATACTTTACGGATTAGCTAGGTGTTCTGTCCACAATATTGCCTGGTCGTAAGCGCACATACACACAATAAATAGGTGGAAATATAGCCATAAAAAACTCCAATATTGAATTTTTCAGCATTATTTCCTCAGGTCCTTCTATTGTAATGCGTACTGTAGGCACAAGCGCCATGCGTTGTATCACCGCCCACGTGCCGTTCCGCGGCTATCGCGCTACGTGGAGCTGCTTGTTGACACCGGAGTCCTCCTCACTCCCCGCTTCAGCTCTCATTGCTACACCTTTGGAAATAATCTGCTCTACTTCTACGCGCGACATTTATTTCTCACCTCGTGCCTTACTCAAACTCACCTTACTCCAATGGCGTCGACCGTCGAATTTGCATCCTCGTTCATCGAAGGTGCCCCGCCAGGCGAGGTACGACAGCTCACCTGCAGATGTATGCACTTGGACAATTCGCTAATCTGCCCTTGTAGCTTGCTGATGTTGTTTCCGGTATTTCCTACcacttctttttctttttatcccTCTCTAGCTTGCATACCTCTCGCAACACCACGATCTCGCACCTACCGAGCTGTCACTGAATATTATATTCCCTGACTTCCAGATATCAAAACCCTTACCTCCGACGGCGATGACATAATCCCTTCGCTTGCACCCGCATTTGAACGATACAACGAATCGCAGCTGGCGACGGTGAAGCTTCCTGGAGCTAGTCAAGAGGTGGGTTGTCGGTTCTACGAAGCTCGATACAAGATAGCTTCATGACTAATAACCGTAACGGCAGGTCATTGTGTCCGAATTCAACAGGCTAGAGGGGAGCAGATACTTTGATGTGGAAAGCCAGACGTCCTTTGAAGTCGACCACATTACGCAAGTGAGGATCGCCGGTATTGCGGGGTTGGGTCGGAGTGCTGACATTGTATTGTGGCGGACAGAGCACTTCCGCGGCGCAGTCATATGTTTTGGAATCACAGAATGCGGATTTGATGTAAGTGGCTGAGAGGAACCTTTGCAGCCATATGCTGATGGTTTTTAGCAAATCGCTCCTCAAAACACTGGGAGCACATGCTAGGGAACACTACCCTTCGTCCTCGTACGGCGTATACCCGATCGAAAAAGATTCGGCTATTGCTATTTTACTGGTCGCGAACCGTTACTCTCCCAACAACTTCTGGTAAGTCAGCATTAGGGAGACAGAAGCTTTCGGCTCAGCCTCTGACATTTTGGATGTTGGCTCCCAGGAACGGCCGGTACCGCTCTATCTACCAGTTCCCTGTGGGTGACTCCACCACGATAACGGGCAAGATCCACGTCGACGTGCATTACTATGAAGACGGAAACGTCGCCCTGAACACAACTAAGCCGCTGAACATTTCTGTACCgaacgccagcgccgagAGCATTATTTCGCGCATTGCGTCTGCCGAGCGTAACTACCAGGAAGAGCtcaacaaggcctttggtCAGATGGCGGAGGGTGCCTTCAAATCCCTGCGAAGACAGCTTCCCATCACGAGGCAGAAGGTCGAGTGGGAGAAGGTTGGTGGGTACCGGCTTGGACAGGATATCTCTGGTGGAAAGGGGCGGTAGGCTGGACCTCAGTGGTTTTTCTCTGTGATCACTCTTGATCTATTGCAACGAaaacctccttctcgccagcCAATACATCACTCGCTTGAGGACTTGTCATCTTACGGGCTGTGATTGACTACATCGAAGCTGATAAATGCATATTATATCAGCCATGATTTAAACTGATCCCTTAATACTCTTCCCTCTCCGTCATCTCTTTGCCTTCCAACACAAGTTACCTTGTCATATCCGGAACCTTCTATGTCTGCCTAGGAGGCTGATACCCACAAGGAAACTTGTCTCTTAATCAGAATAGAGGGTCTAAACGTCCCAACACACATATAGGCGCCTTTTAACgacggcaacaacagcccTACTAACCAGGGAGTCCAGTAGTATGCTCCAGGAAACTGCAAAGATCTAAGGAGTGAATGAAACCTTCAGGAGGATGAACAACTGGAGTGTCCTAGGTACGAGTTCCAACAATGTTGGATTCCAGTTTATTCACAATACAACGCTTATTGCGTTGAATCACGGCTGTTTTAGCTTGACTCTAAACTTGACTACCATATATTCCCACACACAGTTCCTTGTTCTCTGGGACCATGGTGACATCCGCTTCTGACATCCAGCCCAGAGAGAACGTGGCTCTGACTGTACGTAAAACTCTTATTGCCTAGGATTAGAATCTTGAGTCATAATAATGAGTgcctgcttctgctgatGGACTCTGTGCTCAAGGTCAGACATATCAACTTGATCTGTTGCGTAGGCCAGAGAGCTGAATCTCCCCACGTATACCGAGAAACCCTCCCCTCCGGTATCCTGACCAGACTCGATGTTAGATGTGCTCTCAAACTTTGCATGGTCTGTCAAAACGTTGAGGATGTATCCTTTGTTTAAGAGGTATCGAACATCTCTTGGACGCGAAGCTACCAACAGCAACAAAGCAAGGGCAGCATACAGGCTCGCAATTGTAGGTGGGACAGACATTGGTCGTAAAGGTAACGCTATAGCACCGGCAGACATGGTCAGCTTCCTAGGCTGTCTTCTCTGGGTCGTTTTCCTCTCTCTCGTGTCAGTAATGATGTTTGCATATTAGACCTGCACTGAGTTAATGATTGTCCAGGACGCTAAAATTATCCCATCCGAGCCCATCCATATCTTTAACATCTAACCATTGCAATGCTAGGTTTACAACACGAAGTCTTACACTTCCTCGCATCTCAACTCTTCCGCAACTCCCATTGCAAGCATTATTGCCCTCGTACCATTACAGTAGCTAGACAATCTCCCTTTACCGCGATGGAGAACCCCAGGTCACGGCATATGCAAGCTAGCGCTGCGCATGCGATAGTACCTTCTTCGAAACGAGTCAGTGCGAGATTGGATACAAAAACATTCCACCGTGTCTAGAGACAGCCTTTAATAAGCAGTCACGGGGTTTTATTGCACGTACGACGTTTGGTTCAATGCGGGCCGTTGGTTATGAGGCAAGCGCCTTGAGAATGGAATTGTTGCTACTGGAGGCTACCTTATTGTGCATTACCACCTTTCTAGACCATTTCTGTGTCGTCTACCTCAATTGAGACTACTATCTTCTTTTCGTAccaggaagacgaagaatggcTATGAACTTTTGACAGGGTGATATACCTACCTTGGGGTGTGGTGAATGGCTGCCGCTGGAATTAGGGCTCGGGTGGGGCATCGCAAAAATGGCTCCAACACACGTAGGATTAACGATGGAAGAATGAAGAGCTGGTGTAGTCAAAACTAAATCTTGGGGATCCCCCAAGTCCAGGGGACCTGCTTTGGCCCTAACTATGTCTATAGAGTCATACACATGCAACCTGGAGCAACATCATGACGAAGCCGTGTCCGAACGGCGACTGATCCCGACGGTTCCGCCAGCGTAGCATCTTCCATAGACGAACCCCTAGATCTCGATTATACCCAGAGCCTCCATTGTTGCTGGGCTGAGGCTCCTGACCATTGATATCGAATTCCAGTATAATCCGTCACAGGTACCAGCAGGCAGACTTAGTGCTAAGTCGGGATTTCTTTCGGagtttctttctttgcccGGCCTGCCCTGTCATGCTCGGAAGCCCCCATTATCCCCAATCTAGATTGATCAATGACAGATATTAGTAGGGTTGACGAAGAGACGGAAGAGATCCAACCTTCGTCTTTGTAATTCAATaggtcatcttcatccacctAAGTAGGGTATTTGCCACCTCGTCGACAGTTCCACGGCAACACACGGCTCTGTATCGTCCGTCGTGTACTGTTTTACGCCCCCAGGCCCCAAATCCcacaagagaaaagagagacaGGCATACGcccaagaagcagcagatagACTTCTACACCTGTATCGTATTTCTGGCCCTGAACAGCTGACTCAGACTCCGGTTCCTCAAATCAGATCCCCGCACCCATTGTTCCCATGCCTATACTCAAGTTCAGGTGCTCCAAATCCCGCTCCGTTACCAGAACGCTGTACCTAACTGGCCTCAAATAATCTCCTTGATTCGTCGCCGTCATCCGGCGGCAATATGCATGATAGAGCATGCATCTGACATCCCGCCACTGATTTGACCTAAAACCCTACCTTCCGGTGCTCTGGAGCAGCAGTCGCTGCAGAAGAGCGAGTTCGCTGCTTGACAAATAGTTTCTTCTTATGCCAGCAGTATAGTTTTTCATTCTGGAACTACAGCTTATACGAGTACCGCTGGTCCACATGCAAAGGCGCCTAACCAAGATCCTATAAGCCACAAGTTCTCCAACATTCAGTTTTTGTCACCAGGATCATTTCTTTTGCACTCAAAACACGGCATCTTCAATCCTCTGGAACTAACGCATTATGTATACCTATGGGAGGCAAGGAGACACCGCACATCCGACAAAGACAGCACTGCTCAACCTGCAAAATATCGCATTGCAACTGCATTGCAGTCTAACACTATCACATTAAATCAGCTTATTTCTGTCCTTGCGATACAGCCTATGCCAAGtcaccaaggaggagaaacaAACGGAAGTTGATTGCTGCAAGTGCCTTGAAAGCTTTTAAAGAACCTCGCGGTCCTCATCTGCGAATCCATCAAggtcgacctcgacaataGCCGGCGAATATTTGGCTTTTATTTGTGGCTTGGAATCGGAATCCTGACGTAGACAGCAGGCCCAACATTCTCCCTAGGCAGGGTTAGTGGTTTAGTTTCTATATTTCACGTTGCGTAATATCTCAGCGAAGGTTGGAGAACAAGCGTACTTCTTTATGGGGATACTACATTGCCAAATCAACCTGTTAGCTCATCCCAACTCACGCCATTCAGGATGCAAGCTGGGAGATAGATGGAAATCACCAGTTCCTCTGGACATCTTGgcttaaaaaaaaaaaaacacgCGCGAAGGCAGGGCCCAGCCTGTCTCCACTGGTCGCATTATCCTGTTTTCAGACAATGACGCTCAACGACCCAGGCTGATGGGGAGCATGAGGCCTGCTAAAATAGAGGTTATATGCATTTTGATGCAGTATTTGGTCAGTTGGTACGTAATCCGGTCAGGTATAGAAGAATTGTTGATCAGGATAGAatagtagaagaagaagagggggaGTTTACCTTGATATAACCAGCGGTCACTGAAACATCAGAGTCAACCGGTCAGGGTCTATTCAATTACTCTGAACGCTATGCTCTATGACGTATACCAAGAACTTAAGATAAGCTCTAGCAGACAAGATTTCGTGGTTCAGCAAAGTTACACAAGggaacaaaaaagaaaaagaaaaagatttTCAATTCACGAGCTAAATCAATATACGCTTGCTGATATCAAACACATAACGAGCATGCCTGCGACTGGCGCAAGTCACAAAATCAACACAACCGCCAGGAACCATATAAAAAGGGATCTCacaaagaaagccaatatTAAATCATAAAGGGCGCAGCATTATTCAAGCACACGGGCCAAAACCATAGTACAAGAAGACAACAGGCTTCCAACGAGTTCGCGACCTCTTGAGGATCTGGAGTCCAGGCCGGTCCCCGGAAGTAGCTTGACTGTAAAGACAGGTCAGAAATACCAATTGAATACCAGATTTTGAACATAGAAAAATTAGGCTGCCACTGCAGGTGGTATGACATTAGCCGGGGATAATGTTGACCGTGTCAGGTCTGGTCGTGGAGTCATCAGATCAGATGTCTCATAACGGATTTCTCTAGGATTGTAACGAGCGGCTTGTGAAGCAGTAACGAGGGTGGTAAACTTTTTAGTAAGCCTCCATGTCATCGGTCCAGCCGTTATCACTTCCGGCCACTCGTACCATATGTCGTCCAATCGGCTCATCGGGGCTAACGCTTCGAAttcccttcgccttcttgcCAGCCAACGATATTGAGGGCTGCTGGTCCTCCGGCGCCAGGCGTTTTCCATGCGCTGCCCTAAGTCTGGCGTAGTACGCTTCACTCGCGTCACCGTCCGACTCTGATCCGTCGTCAAACGTCTCCCAGTTCTCGGATCCCGTCGTTATCGTATCGGCAgcggaggcggaagaagcattggACACTTGCCTGGGGGCCGGAGGTGGTGGGGCGTGCTGCAGGTACGGGTTAGGTCGCGGGAATTGTCCCTGCAGGGACGACTTGAGCGACACAGACGAAGCGGAGGATTGTGATGATTGAGAGAATCCGGTTGAGCGTTGAGAAAATATGGAGGAGCTCATGAAGGAACGTTGGCGATCATCGTACACATCTTCAGGGCTAACTGGCCGGACAAATGAATTGGACATGGCACTCGCGCAGCGAGGAGGTTCAAACAGGTAGCTTCCTCGCTCTTCTTTGTCAGTTGTCGTCAGGGCTCGCATCCTCGGTGGTGGCGCGCGAGACGAAGGCAGTTTACCATTCACCGTACTCGACGAGTATGTACTCGGACCACGGCGGTCAGCAGAATTGTTTCCATGGGGCATATTGCTCAACGGGACTCTGGCCGGGATTTTCGTCGGTGACTTGGCTCCTGACCGAGATGCACCAACAGTGTTGTACTTGGTGGGTTGGCTTGTCGGTGTTTTTGTCGTGGAACGAGGCGGGGGAGGACCCCTCATAGAGCTTCCGGGACGGTTCATGGCGCTGGCAGGACGAGCTGGGGGAGCGTTGCGTTTCGTCGTACTTGACGGACCAGGTGTCTTGGAACGTGCCGGAGGCTTCGCAGCTACTTTGGTGAGTTCATCGAGATATCTTTCTCCCTGAACCAGGAACGGCCGTCCGTACTCGTCCTCGAAATTCTCCAATTCCTTCCTAAGGTCGGTCTCAACCTTCGGCAACTCCTTGGCGATTCtttttctcatcttctcctctctgAGTAGCTTTCCGGGATCACGCCGTTCTCCCTTGTTTCCGCGAGCCATCAACCGAGACGCGTCCTGGCTGGAAACAGCCAAAGCCTCTCGTTCTGCAAGAAGGCTTCGATGTTTGTCGATTAAATTCAGAATCGGAGCGCGCTGTTCTTTCAAAGCTTCTAGGCGTGCAATCTCCGCCTCATGAGCCTCCAAGAGTGCATCGCTGTAAACATCAGAGAAGGCGGGTGTAAAGTCCAACATCTCTTCTTCCGAATAATACAACCCGTCCCACAGCTCCTGCAGCCGGCACCGTGCGTCCTCCACGAAAAGGTGTAGGTTCTGCCTCTTCAACTCGTTTAGACGGGAAAGTTCCTCTTCAAACTCATTGATAGTACGAAGGCCGCAGCCACGGTTCGCAGCGAGGAAAGCCTTTCTGTCACATTCCTCGACGCCAAAGCGTTCCCAAAGCCCTTCAACGGCGTGTTTGAGATCTTTCAACTTGCGCTCGCGCcctctcttttcatccagCAGTTTCTCCCTACGCGCGAGCAAGTTTGCCAAGTCCGATTCATGAAGTCCTAGTTGTTCGGGCGACTCGCGATAGTGCTGAACAATACTGGAATCAGTTTGTGCCTGAGGTGTCCCAAGCTCGGCCCAGAGCTTGATGATTTCTTCGCATGTTGTGGTCACGAGCTCAAGACGGCGGTGGTATTCTTCGTACACTCTAGTAAACTCGTTATCGAGGGCCGTGACGTACGTTGGAGAGAGATCGAAGCTCGGAGCAACCGAAGATCCAGGAGCTGTGGGAGGAAGCTCGAGTGTAACGAAGGAGGGTTCGAGGTGGGACGAATATGACTCGAGGGCTTCGACCAGTTCTGTATGTTGTTAGCAACTTTAATAACGGAGCATTAGGGAACCGCGTACTCTTCACTTGTTCAAAGCGCTGCCTATGTAGTTTGCCGATTGCGCTGTGTTGTTCTCGGAGGAAGGCGACGCAGCGATTGAGGGGATAAGTAACCTGAAGATCATCGTTGTCGAGACTGTACTGGCCATTGGCTTTCTCGTCAACCAGGGACTCCTCCATTTGTTGAATCGCATTGATGAGTTTAtgcgcttcttctgtcaTCGCATTTTTCTCGCTGTAAGTAATTTGGTTAGGGCGACGCAGCAGTTCTCTTTTCACAGTAACACTTACTCGTCCACAAGCTTCAAGTGGTTGTTGAGTGTCTCTGATAGCGCGCTGAAGAGCTGTCATGGTTGTCAGCCTCACGTATGCGATTTACTGGGTAATGTAATTATACCTCTGCTTCTCGCGACTCGCGCTCATGACTGGGGACTCCGATCTCATCGAAAATCCCGTGGAGCTGGCTGACAATATTATTGACCTGGGTGGTCAAGTAGCTTGTATCAACGCCCATTTTGACTCAAACTCCAGGGATAGCTTTCAAAGTAACAACCTCAAGATATCAATAATCTCCGAGATGTGACCCGCTGACAGTCAGTCATGTACGGACGCGGCGGCAATGCGCCTGTGAAGAGAGCAACAAGGTGAATGCCACGCGAAACCACAAATCAACAATGAAAAACAGATTCCGGGATGAGGGACCCGCACAGCTTATATGCACCCAGCAACGTGACGGCAAGGGAGTGGAGTGGAGGCAGGGAGCTGAGGGGACAGAGGGGGCAGATACAggattattattattgtttcTTGGAGGTGTTGCTGGCCTTTGCGCCGCACTGAGATCCGCTTCCAAGGATTTGTTGATCTGATCGCAATCTCTCAGGCAACCGCTGACTCAGCTTTGCCCCGCCCGCTTCTGCCGGCTCTACCCCACCGCCTTCGATGCTTCTCCGcaacagctccagcacctctCGATAGTAGTTGGATTAGACTATTGATGAACAATTCATTACTTTGATTCAGAACGTGCTTGATCAGCTTTATTATCGCATAATCAAGCCTGTTTGAGCTTATTCTCCAAATCGATAATTAGCTTTACTGCGCTCAGATCCTCGCTGTCATCGGGGATATCCCCACCTGACAATCATCATGCAAGCTGCTCAACTATCCTGGGGTTAGTAATGAGGTCTTTCAGTTTATGATCCACTGATGCTTACGTCTCGTAGAGCTAGAGAATGCTGTTACCCTGATTGATCCCCAACGAGACTCCCTCTACAGATACGACGAGGAAACCCACAAATACCTTAGTGATACCCGTCCATGGACCAAAGACCCTCACTATTTTAAATCAGTTCGGATCTCCGCCGTCGCTCTCCTGAAAATGGTCATGCACGCCCGCTCCGGCGGTTCGCTCGAAGTCATGGGTCTGATGCAAGGCTATATCCTCCCCAACACATTCGTCGTAACAGACGCCTTCCGCCTCCCCGTGGAGGGCACAGAGACTCGAGTTAACGCGCAAGACGAAGCAAACGAGTATATGGTCTCATATCTCCAGTCGTGTCGGGAAGCAGGGAGGATGGAAAACGCAGTGGGGTGGTACCACAGTCACCCTGGCTACGGGTGCTGGCTTTCGGGCATTGACGTTTCTACGCAGGATATGCAGCAAATGAGCGGGCCatttgttgctgttgtcaTTGATCCCGAACGTACGATCTCTGCGGGAAAGGTAGACATCGGTGCGTTCAGGACGTTCCCTAAGGACTATACCCCCCCCAAGgaggagcaagaagaagacgaataCCAGACCGTACCGCTTAACAAAGCCGAGGACTTTGGAGCACACGCTTCCCATTACTACTCACTTGAGGTGTCACTTTTTAAAAGCGCCCTTGATACTGAGattctctccctcctctggAATAAGTACTGGGTCGCCACGCTCAGCCAAAGCCCTCTA carries:
- a CDS encoding F-actin-capping protein subunit alpha (transcript_id=CADANIAT00008803), with amino-acid sequence MINRVRMTQITQGFFAYGSPRCSVHNIAWSHKRHALYHRPRAVPRLSRYVELLVDTGVLLTPRFSSHCYTFGNNLLYFYARHLFLTSCLTQTHLTPMASTVEFASSFIEGAPPGELADVVSDIKTLTSDGDDIIPSLAPAFERYNESQLATVKLPGASQEVIVSEFNRLEGSRYFDVESQTSFEVDHITQSTSAAQSYVLESQNADLIKSLLKTLGAHAREHYPSSSYGVYPIEKDSAIAILLVANRYSPNNFWNGRYRSIYQFPVGDSTTITGKIHVDVHYYEDGNVALNTTKPLNISVPNASAESIISRIASAERNYQEELNKAFGQMAEGAFKSLRRQLPITRQKVEWEKVGGYRLGQDISGGKGR
- a CDS encoding putative microtubule associated protein (Ase1) (transcript_id=CADANIAT00008805), coding for MGVDTSYLTTQVNNIVSQLHGIFDEIGVPSHERESREAELFSALSETLNNHLKLVDDEKNAMTEEAHKLINAIQQMEESLVDEKANGQYSLDNDDLQVTYPLNRCVAFLREQHSAIGKLHRQRFEQVKKLVEALESYSSHLEPSFVTLELPPTAPGSSVAPSFDLSPTYVTALDNEFTRVYEEYHRRLELVTTTCEEIIKLWAELGTPQAQTDSSIVQHYRESPEQLGLHESDLANLLARREKLLDEKRGRERKLKDLKHAVEGLWERFGVEECDRKAFLAANRGCGLRTINEFEEELSRLNELKRQNLHLFVEDARCRLQELWDGLYYSEEEMLDFTPAFSDVYSDALLEAHEAEIARLEALKEQRAPILNLIDKHRSLLAEREALAVSSQDASRLMARGNKGERRDPGKLLREEKMRKRIAKELPKVETDLRKELENFEDEYGRPFLVQGERYLDELTKVAAKPPARSKTPGPSSTTKRNAPPARPASAMNRPGSSMRGPPPPRSTTKTPTSQPTKYNTVGASRSGAKSPTKIPARVPLSNMPHGNNSADRRGPSTYSSSTVNGKLPSSRAPPPRMRALTTTDKEERGSYLFEPPRCASAMSNSFVRPVSPEDVYDDRQRSFMSSSIFSQRSTGFSQSSQSSASSVSLKSSLQGQFPRPNPYLQHAPPPPAPRQVSNASSASAADTITTGSENWETFDDGSESDGDASEAYYARLRAAHGKRLAPEDQQPSISLAGKKAKGIRSVSPDEPIGRHMVRVAGSDNGWTDDMEAY
- a CDS encoding uncharacterized protein (transcript_id=CADANIAT00008802); this encodes MSAETRLARRINRRYTSTSFWAICQVADIAKLENRSPLQNQLRTLN
- a CDS encoding uncharacterized protein (transcript_id=CADANIAT00008801) — encoded protein: MAPSMTPSTASHSAPSLPFASNLSEQLSQRSKSERPDLSQSGTQTDSAGEKASLFGPSLRPSPKTRSLSDASRPSVSLSPTTGEERPSSKDDTALAPQTPRRSPASHPPLNIQSLPTKAATPASSSRAPLSPKLDPSHIYSASPGSVLPRRSRGLDFSRACTNLHHSILAESSPDSSPTVGGRGVAIPARRGSPGSSVPPFSTSNPADRTTISSSMSSVNMMESDTSSSENDDEPMDRDDVIMNTPQARKLAPGFNGFAGGNVPSPGMDWMGNYSQAAASLLSFQRARFRRGRSSRHSSSSASGNSSKQSPAPLSPPVMKSIENGNGYFGYKNGAASRRESLSMGTRDLRLSDMSDEGENRGARGHSPTGIRSDSGPLGVIRRAVTRRGSLLPKTKTFARIRAALMEEAAPIDSDAKREAEVIRQVRETEPDPLPHTSPVLTVFSSPNMFAPPGMGEHHEPEKHTASLPDEPSFSDQANRNSGGQEFWNSFDERYRTPPPPLRQHATSSVSEDDIAMDMTPSTTFGSNSNDFAKPGERPASRASTPLPAQAGVISELRRKRRREDDFDPNLFKRRAVSPSMSAQSSPIMPNSPAVTDNGPNIWGPPKSNIGPLFNDRPETGARTIPTTPHTGTLKRVGMQGMNEANDGFMNMSIE
- a CDS encoding uncharacterized protein (transcript_id=CADANIAT00008804), with the protein product MLAMGVAEELRCEEVKTTQRRQPRKLTMSAGAIALPLRPMSVPPTIASLYAALALLLLVASRPRDVRYLLNKGYILNVLTDHAKFESTSNIESGQDTGGEGFSVYVGRFSSLAYATDQVDMSDLEHRVHQQKQALIIMTQDSNPRQ
- the csnE gene encoding protein csnE (transcript_id=CADANIAT00008806) is translated as MQAAQLSWELENAVTLIDPQRDSLYRYDEETHKYLSDTRPWTKDPHYFKSVRISAVALLKMVMHARSGGSLEVMGLMQGYILPNTFVVTDAFRLPVEGTETRVNAQDEANEYMVSYLQSCREAGRMENAVGWYHSHPGYGCWLSGIDVSTQDMQQMSGPFVAVVIDPERTISAGKVDIGAFRTFPKDYTPPKEEQEEDEYQTVPLNKAEDFGAHASHYYSLEVSLFKSALDTEILSLLWNKYWVATLSQSPLFTTRDYGSKQMLDLSQKTRRVARGIESNPPRGGAPTQVRDQQLERVVKDGQRIVSEEVKGLLAAEVKMQLFQGIGGKQTVEST